A window of Gemmatimonadota bacterium genomic DNA:
ATGGGCGGAGGATGTGGTCTGGTTCACCGGGTACGGTTTCGCCGCTTCCGATCGGGAAGAAACCGTGCAGGATGCTCTCGGAGATCTCTGGAGGGCTGTCAGTGTACCGAACTTCGTTCTTCGCAGCGGGTTGCGCCCGCTCGTAAGGACGATCGCGACCGCGCGCTGCATCGACCGGCTTCGGAAGAGACGCCCCACCGTGGAAGTGAACGAGACTCTCGCCTCGGAGGGGGCCGCCCCCTACGAGCGGCTCCTCCGCCGGGATGAGCAAGCGCGCCTCCAGTGGGCGCTCCGCGGGCTGGACCGGCGATGCCGGGAACTGATCCAGCTTCGTTACTTTGAAGAACTCCCTTTCTCGCGGATCGCGGAGAAGTTCGACCGCGCGGAATCCACCATGCGAGTTGGAGTGTTCCAGTGTCTGAAGAAGGTCCGCGCCTTCGTCCGTCGCTGGGAAGACCCGCCCGGGGGGAGCGCCTGATGGAACACGCGTCCCGCCACCGCGCACCGGTTTCCGCAACACTTGTCGTGGCACTCCTCGGCGCCTGCGTCTCTCTTGCGGCGGCCGCCGATCCCGCGCCCGGCGACCCCTCCGCAGTCACCGCCGCCGAGGCTCCCTTCCACCGCATCCGCCCCGGGCTGGACGAGTTGCGGCGACTCTTCGCATCGCGGGATTATGCGCTCTATGAAGAGAGGGCGCGCGCGCTTCTCGCCGAGGCCTCGGAGCGCTATGGGGAGGACTCGCTGGAAGCGGCCCGCCTCATGGAGGCTCTGGCGAAAGGGACCGCAAAGCGCGGCGGCGACAGCGGGCCGGAGTCGATGGCGCGACTGCTTCGCTCCCTCCGGATCCAGGAGGAGGTGCTCGGGCCGGACCATGCGGCGATCGGGCCTGTGCTCCAGACGCTGGCTTCCGCTCATCGAGCGGCCGGGGAGATGGATCGGGCGCGGGCGGCGATGTCCCGATCGCTCGCCATCCGACGACGACACGCGGATCTCGATCCCGGGGCGCTGGTCTCCTCCCTCCTCAGCATGGGGGGGATGGAGGATTACCTCGCGCAGCCTGAGTCGTCTCTCGTCCGGTACCACGAGGCCGCGCACATCCTTCGTACCCGCCTTCCGGAGAAGCGACGCACGCTCGCGCGTATGTTGACGAACCGGGGGATTGCCGAGATGCGGCTGGGAAGAAACGACGACGCCTGCCGGAGTTTCGAAGGAGCGGAGGGCATCTTCGAGGAGGAGTGCGGCCCCGCAAGTCCCGACCTTGCGCAGGCGCTCCAGAACCACTCGCTCGCGCTGCGCAGAGCCGGGCGCCCGCGGGCCGCCATTCGCGTTGCCCGCCGCAGCCTCGCCATCCACGAGGCCTCGGGATCGGGAGAGAGCACGCTTGCGGGCAGGGTCTGTGTCTCCCTGGCGAATCTCCTCCTTGATGCGCAAAACACCGACGAAGCACGCGGCCTCTACGAGCGTGCCGCGACCCTCTTCTCCGACGCCGGGCACGGGAGGAGCCCCTCCATGAGCATCATCCTCCAGAACCTCGCCATCCTGCACTATCGAACGGGGAACGCCCGGGCCGCGGACTCCATCGCGCAACAGACCCGCGACATCGTGGAGGGTGCCTACGGGCCCGATCATGAGCGCGTCGCCCCGGTACTCAGTCTGCTCAGCAATCTCGCGATGGAACGCGGCGAGCTGGACCGGGCGCGGGAATACATCGAACGGTCCCTTGGTCTGATCGAAAGCGCACGCGGTCCGGACGATCCGGACCTCGCGATACCGCTGGTGACACTCGGCAAGCTGCTGGTCAGAGAGGGCGACCCGGCTGCCGCCTGCGCTTCCTACGAACGCTCGCTGGCATTCCGGCGCGAGGCCAACGGGCGGCTCCATCCGAACATCCCGGGCACGCTTCTCTACGCGGCGCACGCGAGCGCCGCTCTGGGAGACACGCTGAGGGCGGTTTCCCACGCGCTGGAGGCCGAGGGCCTCTCGCGCGAGCGCTTCCGCCTTACCATCCATGCATTCGGGGAGGGTGCCGCGCTGCGCTATGCCGCCTCGCGGGAATCAGGCGTGGACGCGGCGCTCGGAGTGCTCTCCACCGAACCGGGGCCGGAAGTGTCGGACGCGTTGACGGCGCTCGCCGGTTCCCGTGCGCTCGTGATGGACGAACTCGCCAGGCGAAGACGCGCCGCGCGAGTGACCGGCGCTCCGGGCGCGGCGGCCCTCGCGGATTCTGTCGCGGATGTGGTGACGCACCTCGCGGGACTCACCCTCCGCGGCCCGGGCGGCGACGATGCGGGATTCATGGCCACGATTGAAGAACTCCGCCGGAAGAAAGAACGCCTGGAGATTCAACTCGGCGAAACGGCCCCCGCCACCCGGCTGAAACCCGGTGAGGGGACCGTGACGGATCTCGCCCGTGCGCTCCCGCCAGAGACGGCGCTGGTGTCCTATTACCGGTACCTCCCGGATCTTCAGAAGGGCGCCCCCGAGTACGGCGCGTTTGTCCTCTGTGGACCCGGGAGCCCTCCCCGGTTTGTCCGGCTGGGGTCGGCTGCCGCCATCGATTCCGCCGTCATGCACTGGCGCACCCGGATCGAACTCGGCGGCCGGGGGCTCTTCGAGCGGAGTGCGGAGCGCACCTGCCGGGAAGCGGGGTCCGCGGTCCGCCGGAGTATCTGGGATCCCCTCATCCGCTACTGCCCGGACGCAAGGGAAGTCCTGATCGTGCCGGACGGCACGCTTCATTTCATCTCCTTCGATGCACTGCCTGCCGACAGCGCGAGGTACCTTCTTGAGACTGGCGTGCGCACTCGTGTCCTTTCCGCCGAGCGTGATCTCCTCCAGACGAAGGAACGCGAATCCCCCGGGCGCGGGATCCTCGCACTCGGAGGAGCGGACTACGGCCGGGAGGAAGAGAGGAACACCTCCCCCCGGGCGCCCGTGGCGCTTGCTTCCGGGCGCGCCGCGACCTTCCGGGGCGGGCACACTCAGAAGCCCGGCTTTGCATCGCTGCACTTTGAGCCTCTCCCCGGCACGCGGCGCGAGGCAGACGCCATTGCGGCAGCGTGGGAAGCTCCGCAGGAATCCTCCGGCACCCGGGACACCGCCACCGTGTTGCACGGGCACGACGCCACGGAAGAGGCCTTCCGGCGTCTCGCGCCCGGCACGCGCATCCTTCATCTGGCGACACACGGGTTCTTCCTCGGCGGAAATCCCTGCGACAGAGGTGCCGAAGACCGGAAGGCGGAGACATCAGCCGGAATGAGTCTGATCGAGAACCCCCTTCTCCTCTCCGGACTCGCGTTTGCAGGCGCCAACCGCCGCGCCGATGCGCCCCCCGGTACCGACGACGGCATCCTCACCGCAGAGGAGATCGCCACACTGGATCTCACCGGCGTGCAGTGCGCGGTCCTCTCCGCGTGCGGCACCGGCCTCGGGAAGATTCACTCACGCGAAGGAGTTCTCGGCTTGCGGCGCGCGTTCCGGATCGCGGGAGCCGAGGCGATCGTCATGAGCCTGTGGGATGTCGAGGACGCGGCCACGCGACTCTGGATGGGCCACTTCTACGACGCGATGCTCACCGAAGAACTCCCGCCCGCCGAAGCCGCCCGCCGCGCGAGCCTCGCCGCGCTCGCGAGGCTTCGCAAGGCCGGCCGCCCCACGCATCCCTTCGATTGGGCGGGCTTCATCGTCGAGGGGCCCCCACCGAGGAGGGGCGCTCCGCGCGAAGGCTCCGCAGGCGATTGAGGGCGGCGGCCAGTTCATAGCGCCGAAACTCCGCGTACCCGCCCGACTTCCGCCCCCCGAGGAAGTCCAACCCGTCCGCCGCGACTCCCTCCATCACCGCGTCTACAACCTCCGCTACGGTTCCCCCCGCCCGCGCGAACTCCCGCACGCGAAGAAGAGCGTCCGCAATCGCGCGCGTCTGCGACGCATCCACGATCTGCTCCACCGACGAGAGATCCATCGTCTCCTCGCCGAAGCAGATCGTATCCCAACCGCGCGTCTTCACGCTGACCTCCCGCCGCCCTCGCCGCGGATCAATGCTGTCCGGATCCGGGCGACGCGCCGGTGATTCCCCGAACCCGCCGCCGTCTTCCGACTCCCGCTCCGCTCGCATCTCCGCCGCAATCGCCTTCGCACGAGCCGTGACATCGGCGGGTGCGTAGTTCTCCATGGCGATGACCGTGTCCGCCTCATCGAAATAGTCGCCGCATCCCCCAATCACCAGCACGGTGGAGACGCCAAGATCCCGATGCAGCGCTCGAACCCGGTCGATGAAAGGCGTGATCGGCTCTTTCTCCGCGGAGATGAGCTGCTGCATCCGTCGGTCGCGGATCATGAAGTTCGTAGCCGCCGTGTCTTCGTCCACCAGGAGGGCTCGCGCGCCGAGTTCGAGCGCTTCCACAATATTCGCGGCCTGCGAAGTCGATCCGGAGGCGTTCTCGGTCCGGAAGAACTCCGTGCCCCGCCCGAAGGGCAAGTTCCGGATGAAGGGCGATATGTCCGCACCCTCAACCCGTCGCCCGTCTTCGGCGCGGATCGCCACCGCATCCGAATCCGTCACCACCCGTTCGCGGCCGTCGCCGGGGCGATGGTTGTAGACGCCGCGCTTGAGTGCTTCCAGAAGCGTCGACTTTCCGTGAAAGCCGCCACCCACGATGAGCGTCACGCCCGCAGGGACGGCCATCCCGCGCACTTCCCCGGCGTTGGGGAGGGTGATGGTTTCCCGCAACGACTCCGGGGACTGGAACGGCACGACCGCTTCGCCGGAGAGCGGGCGTTCGTCCACGCCGGATCGCCTCGGGAGAACGCTCCCGTCGGCAACGAACGCGATACAGCCTCTACGAACCATCTCGGCGCGAAGGAACTCCGCGTCCTCGTTCGTCTCCACAGCGCGGCGCACGGCCGCTTCGTCGAGCGCCGGAAAGCTCAGCGCTGCCTCGACGATGCGCGGAACCTCTTCACCAAGAACGGCCCATGCCTCGCGCCCGAGAACGCGCCGGCCCGCGGCCGGAAGCCCGACGAGGAAGCGCGCCTCCACCAGGCCCGTGTCCTCCACCCGCGTCGCGGTCGCGGAGAGGACCTCCTGTCCGGGGGTGTCGATCTCCACCAGTCCGCTCTTTCCGGAACCGCGCCGCCCGCAACCCGACGCGGCGCCGCGCGCAAACTGGCGCGCCAGCAGGTTCTCCAGACCCACGCGGCGGCTGCGTCCTTCGTACGCCCAGCCGGGCAACGCGGCCACCGCGGGGTCCACCCGAACGCGGACGCGACTCGGCGAAGCGAAGGGATCGCCCTGAACATGGTCGACATGAAGCGTGAAGTGATGGAACTGCCAGCGACCGCGGATGTCGCGGTAGGCACGGTATCCGCGTCCGTCGCTGCGGCGGAGAAGTTCGTCCAGTTCCGATGAAGTACGCGGCACGGTCCGCTCCTGAACCAGGGGACGCCGGGGGAGTCACGGAGCCACGCGTCCCGGCCGTTCGCCCTCCCGCCGGTCCAGACAGGTACCGCGATCTCGGGAACCCCGGCAAGCGGATTCCCGCGATCGCGCAACGGTGTGGGGGTGTGCCGCCTCGGTCGATCATCATCTCTGTCGCCACGCGCATCCCACCCACGCACTACCGCGTCAGCACGACCTTTCGCATGATCCGCGCGCCCGCAGCCTCCACGCTGGCGAAGTACACTCCCGCTGCCACGCGACAGCCATCGTCGTCCCGGCCGTCCCACGGTCGAACATGCTCACCGGCGGCCAGTTCCTCCTCGACCAGCGTTCGCAGAAGGCGACCCGCCGCGTCGTGGATCGCAATCCGCACGGACGCCTTTGCAGGCAGCGAAAAAGCGAACGCGGTCCCGCTCGCCGAACGGAACGGGTTGGGCGCGTTCTCAAGAGTCAGCCCTCCCCCGAGGCCCGCCACTGCCACGCCCGTCGCAATCTCCTGCACGACGCGAATCTCAAAGTCGTCGAAGTAGATTCCGTCTTTTCGCACCGACGAATCCGACATCAGCTGAAAGCGAAAGCGTACATTCGTCAGCCCGATCCAGGGAGCCAGGTCCACGGAGTTCTCCACCCACGCGGACTGGCTTCCTTCAAACACAGGTTCTCCGGAGGGCTGCGCCCCCTGCCCGCTGCCGGCCGTCGTGTAGGGAGTGGACACCGCCGTCCACGCTCCGCCGCCGTCGGTCGAAACCTGAAACTGCACGCAGTCCCATGAGTCCTCGATGCTCCATCGCGCGAAGAAGGACACGGTCCCGCTCTCCACGCCACCCAGATCCACCGGGGACGCCA
This region includes:
- a CDS encoding sigma-70 family RNA polymerase sigma factor, whose translation is MTPPRAAPSNREDSTLLGFRDGCPKAHATVRRWAEDVVWFTGYGFAASDREETVQDALGDLWRAVSVPNFVLRSGLRPLVRTIATARCIDRLRKRRPTVEVNETLASEGAAPYERLLRRDEQARLQWALRGLDRRCRELIQLRYFEELPFSRIAEKFDRAESTMRVGVFQCLKKVRAFVRRWEDPPGGSA
- a CDS encoding CHAT domain-containing protein, whose protein sequence is MEHASRHRAPVSATLVVALLGACVSLAAAADPAPGDPSAVTAAEAPFHRIRPGLDELRRLFASRDYALYEERARALLAEASERYGEDSLEAARLMEALAKGTAKRGGDSGPESMARLLRSLRIQEEVLGPDHAAIGPVLQTLASAHRAAGEMDRARAAMSRSLAIRRRHADLDPGALVSSLLSMGGMEDYLAQPESSLVRYHEAAHILRTRLPEKRRTLARMLTNRGIAEMRLGRNDDACRSFEGAEGIFEEECGPASPDLAQALQNHSLALRRAGRPRAAIRVARRSLAIHEASGSGESTLAGRVCVSLANLLLDAQNTDEARGLYERAATLFSDAGHGRSPSMSIILQNLAILHYRTGNARAADSIAQQTRDIVEGAYGPDHERVAPVLSLLSNLAMERGELDRAREYIERSLGLIESARGPDDPDLAIPLVTLGKLLVREGDPAAACASYERSLAFRREANGRLHPNIPGTLLYAAHASAALGDTLRAVSHALEAEGLSRERFRLTIHAFGEGAALRYAASRESGVDAALGVLSTEPGPEVSDALTALAGSRALVMDELARRRRAARVTGAPGAAALADSVADVVTHLAGLTLRGPGGDDAGFMATIEELRRKKERLEIQLGETAPATRLKPGEGTVTDLARALPPETALVSYYRYLPDLQKGAPEYGAFVLCGPGSPPRFVRLGSAAAIDSAVMHWRTRIELGGRGLFERSAERTCREAGSAVRRSIWDPLIRYCPDAREVLIVPDGTLHFISFDALPADSARYLLETGVRTRVLSAERDLLQTKERESPGRGILALGGADYGREEERNTSPRAPVALASGRAATFRGGHTQKPGFASLHFEPLPGTRREADAIAAAWEAPQESSGTRDTATVLHGHDATEEAFRRLAPGTRILHLATHGFFLGGNPCDRGAEDRKAETSAGMSLIENPLLLSGLAFAGANRRADAPPGTDDGILTAEEIATLDLTGVQCAVLSACGTGLGKIHSREGVLGLRRAFRIAGAEAIVMSLWDVEDAATRLWMGHFYDAMLTEELPPAEAARRASLAALARLRKAGRPTHPFDWAGFIVEGPPPRRGAPREGSAGD
- a CDS encoding ABC-ATPase domain-containing protein is translated as MPRTSSELDELLRRSDGRGYRAYRDIRGRWQFHHFTLHVDHVQGDPFASPSRVRVRVDPAVAALPGWAYEGRSRRVGLENLLARQFARGAASGCGRRGSGKSGLVEIDTPGQEVLSATATRVEDTGLVEARFLVGLPAAGRRVLGREAWAVLGEEVPRIVEAALSFPALDEAAVRRAVETNEDAEFLRAEMVRRGCIAFVADGSVLPRRSGVDERPLSGEAVVPFQSPESLRETITLPNAGEVRGMAVPAGVTLIVGGGFHGKSTLLEALKRGVYNHRPGDGRERVVTDSDAVAIRAEDGRRVEGADISPFIRNLPFGRGTEFFRTENASGSTSQAANIVEALELGARALLVDEDTAATNFMIRDRRMQQLISAEKEPITPFIDRVRALHRDLGVSTVLVIGGCGDYFDEADTVIAMENYAPADVTARAKAIAAEMRAERESEDGGGFGESPARRPDPDSIDPRRGRREVSVKTRGWDTICFGEETMDLSSVEQIVDASQTRAIADALLRVREFARAGGTVAEVVDAVMEGVAADGLDFLGGRKSGGYAEFRRYELAAALNRLRSLRAERPSSVGAPRR